The following is a genomic window from Hymenobacter chitinivorans DSM 11115.
GCCGATTACCAGCGCCGCTACGAGCAGTATCAGGCCTTCGGGCAGTACGTGGAGCAAGCCACGCTACGTGAGCCGGTAGAAGCCGAAGTATCGGCCTAGCCGGTGAGCTGCACCCGCCGCCAAGCGCGGTAAAGCCCTCAAACGTTCTTCGCAAAGACTGTTTTGGTGCTTTAAACCGCCAAAACACCGATTCGAATGACCATTTCGGTCATCCGAATCAGCAAAACACCGATCGGAATCACCAAAATGGTCATCCGAATGACCAAAATACCGATCGGAATGACCGAAATGGTGATTTAAATCGCCAAAACACCGATTCGAATGACCATTTCGGTGATTTAAATCGCCAAAACAGTGATTCGAATCACCGAAATGGTCATTCCGACAACCTCCCTAGCCTAGTCAATCCGGATAAACCGGCTACTGAGCCTACCAGAACGGCTATAAATCAGTGCTATGAGCCACTACCAAGAACTTAAACAGGCCTGCTACGCGGCCAACATGCAGCTGCCCGAACTGGGGCTGGTGCTCTTCACCTTCGGCAACGCCAGCGTCGTGGACCGCCAGAACCGGGTGTTTGCCATCAAGCCCAGCGGGGTGCCCTACGCCACGCTCAAGGCCGAGGACATTGTCATCGTCGATTTCAGCGGCAAGGTAGTGGAAGGGGAGAAGCGGCCCTCGTCGGATACCAAAACCCACGCCGTGCTGTATGCCCACTGGGAGCATATCGGGGGCATCGTGCACACCCACAGCACCTACGCCACGGCCTGGGCCCAGGCCCAGCTCGACATCCCGATTCTGGGTACCACCCACGCCGACCACCTCACGGCCGATATTCCCTGCGCCCCGCCCATGGACGACCAGATGATAGCCGGCGACTACGAGCACCAGACCGGCTGGCAGATCATCAACGAGTTTCAGCGCCGCGGCTTCTCGCCGGAGGAAGTGGAAATGGTGCTGCTCAGCAACCACGCGCCCTTTACCTGGGGCAAAACCGTGGAAAAAGCCGTGTACAACAGCGCCGTACTCGAAGAAGTGGCCCGCATGGCCTACCTCAGCTGCACCCTGCGCCCCGACGTGCCCCGCCTCAAGCAGGCTTTAATTCAGAAGCACTACGAGCGCAAGCACGGCCTGCATTCCTACTACGGCCAGAGCTAGGAAATAGAATTTTAGAGTTAGTCGAGTTCCCCTCCTCAGATGAGGAGGGGTGCCCGAAGGGCGGGGTGGTTGATACGACTGAACGACTTTTAAGCACTAGCTCTAATCCTTCCAACTCACCCAACGATTTTCTAGCTCTAGCTGACCACCCCGCCCTTCGGGCACCCCTCCTTGAAGGAAGGAGGGGAACTCGACTAGCTTTCTAGCTGGCCAACTCCCATCATAACTCTAAACCACCCAAGGTTTTCACCTCCGATACCATGATTGACATTTCCACCTACGAAGCCTGGTTTATCACCGGCAGCCAGCACCTCTACGGCCCCGAAACCCTGGAGCAGGTAGCCCGGCACTCCCAGCAGATTGCTGAGGCCCTGGGCTCGGCCCTGCCGATTAAAATCGTGTACAAAGACGTACTGACCGGCCCCGACGCTATTACCAAGCTGATTCAGGAAGCCAATACGACGCCCAACTGCGTGGGTCTGATTGCCTGGATGCACACCTTCTCACCGGCCAAAATGTGGATCAACGGGCTGAAGATTCTGCAGAAGCCCCTGGCCCATTTGCACACCCAGTTCAACCGCGACATTCCCTGGCAGGACATCGACATGGACTTCATGAACACCAACCAGTCGGCCCACGGCGACCGGGAGTTTGGTTTCATCGGGGCCCGCTTGAAGCTGAAGCGCAAGGTAGTGGTAGGTCATTGGCAGAGCCCCGACGTGCACGAGCGGCTGAGCATTTGGGCCCGCGCCGCCTGCGCCTGGGCCGACTGGCAGGGAGCCCGCATCGTGCGCTTCGGCGACAACATGCGCTACGTGGCCGTTACGGAAGGCGACAAAGTGGAAGCCGAGCTCAAGTTTGGCTACTCGGTCAACACCTACGGCATCGGGGATTTGGTGGCCGTGATTAACGCCGCCACCGACGAGCAGGTAAACGAGTTGCTGGCCACCTACGAGCAGGAATACGAGCTGGGTGACTCGCTCAAGGAAGGCGGGGAGCAGCGGGAGAGTCTGCGCGAGGCGGCCCGGATTGAGGTGGGCCTGCGGCAGTTTCTGCAGGACACCAAGGCCATCGGCTTCACCGACACCTTCGAGGATTTGCACGGCATGGCCCAGCTGCCCGGCATTGCTACCCAGCGCCTGATGGCCGAGGGCTACGGCTTCGGCGGCGAGGGCGACTGGAAAACCTCGGCCCTGGTGCGGGCCATGAAGGTAATGGGCGCCGGCCTGCCCGGGGGCAACTCCTTTATGGAAGACTACACCTACCACTTCCAGCCCGGCAACGAGCTGGTGCTGGGCTCCCACATGCTGGAAATCTGCCCGACCATTGCCCAGGGCAAGCCCCGGGTGGAAGTGCACCCGCTGGGCATCGGTGGCAAGGCCGACCCGGCCCGCCTGGTGTTCAACTGCCCCGCCGGCCCGGCCCTGAATGCCACCATCGTGGATCTTGGGCACCGTTTCCGGCTGGTGGTCAACGAAGTGGAAGCCGTGGCCCCCGAGCAGGACTTGCCCAAGCTGCCCGTGGCCCGGGTGCTCTGGCAGGTGAAGCCCAGCCTGAGCGTGGGCGCGGCGGCCTGGATTCTGGCCGGTGGGGCCCACCACACCGGCTACAGCCAGAACCTGACCGCCGAATACCTCGAAGACTTCGCCGAAATGGCCGGCATCGAGTACGTCATCATCGACGACGAAACCAAGCTGCGCACCTTCAAAAACGAGCTCCGCTACAACGACGTGGCCTTCGGTGGCCGGTAAGACTGGCTTATGCTGCTCTAAACCAACCAGAACGTCATGTCGAGCCCTGCGAGACATCTCGCGTGCTGACGTTGCAATGATAACCTGATTACTACTGCAACGATTCGAGCGAGATGCTTCGGCTACGCCTCTGCATGACGTTCTTTTTTGCCCGGAATTCCTTTTACACCCGCTTCTTTACCTCCAAATTCCCCGCCCACTTTCATGCGTAATAACCTGACTACGCTCGACCTGCTGGTCTTCTTCGTGTACCTAATCGGGGTTTCGGCCTACGGTTTCTATATCTACCGGAGCAAGCAAAAGGCCGAGCAAAGCACCAAAGACTACTTCCTGGCCGAAGGCTCCCTGACCTGGTGGGCCATTGGAGCCTCGATGATTGCCTCCAACATTTCGGCTGAGCAGTTCATTGGCATGTCGGGCTCGGGCTTTAAGGTGGGCGTGGCCGTGGCGGCCTACGAGTGGGTGGCGGCCGTGGTGCTCATCATCGTGGCCGTGTTCTTTATGCCGGTGTACCTGAAGAACCACATCTTCACGATGCCCCAGTTTCTGGAGCAGCGCTACAACAGCACGCTCAGCCTGATTATGAGCATTTTCTGGCTGTTTCTCTACGTGCTGGTCAACCTGACCTCGATTCTCTACCTCGGGGCCCTGGCCTTGAGCAACCTCATCGGCGGCGACAGTTTCCACCTCATCATCGTACTGCTGGCCATTTTCTCATTGCTGATTTCCATCGGGGGCATGAAGGTGGTGGGCTACACCGACGTGGTGCAAGTGGTGGTGCTGGTAGTGGGCGGCCTGGTCACGACTTACATTGCCCTGACGCTGGTCAGTGAGCAGTTTGGCCTGGGCGGCGGGGCGCTGGCGGGCTTCAATGCGTTGATGGACAAGGCCCCGGACCACTTCCACATGATTTTCGACAAGCCGACGGCCAATACTCCGCAGGTGGAAGTCGATAAGTACCTGGCCCTGCCCGGCATTGCCATGTACTTCGCCGGCCAGTGGATTGTGAACCTCAACTACTGGGGCTGCAACCAGTATATCACCCAGCGCGCCCTGGGCGCCGATCTGCACACGGCCCGCACCGGCATCCTGTTTGCCGGCCTGCTCAAGCTCATGATGCCGGTCATCGTGATGCTGCCCGGCATAGCGGCCTACGTGCTCTATAAGAACGGCGGGCTGCAGGCCGAAATGTCGAGCACCGGCGCCTTCAACTCCGACAACGCCTACTCGGCCATCCTGACCTTTTTGCCCAACGGCCTGAAAGGGCTGAGCATGGCGGCTCTCACGGCGGCCATTGTGGCCTCGTTGGCGGGCAAGGTCAACTCGATTTCGACCATTTTTACCCTCGACATCTACAAGCGCTACCTCAACCCGGCCGCCACCGAGCAAAAGCAGGTCTGGGTGGGCCGCCTCACCATCTTGGCGGCCGTGGTGCTCAGCGTGGCCTTCACCTGGAAGGATTTGCTGGGCATCGGGGGGGAAGGGGGCTTCCAGTTTATTCAGAAGTACACCGGCTTCATTTCGCCCGGCATCCTGGCCATTTTCCTGCTGGGCATGTTTTGGAAGCGCACCACGGCCACGGCTGGCATCGTGGGCATTCTGGCCGGCTTTGCCTTGTCGGTGTTCTTCAACAACTACGCCCCGGCCGTGCTCGGGCCCGAAACCGTGCTCTACACGGCTTTCCGCAACAGCGCCGGCGTCTACGAAATACCCTTTTTGATTTGCATGGGCCTCTCATTT
Proteins encoded in this region:
- a CDS encoding L-ribulose-5-phosphate 4-epimerase; this encodes MSHYQELKQACYAANMQLPELGLVLFTFGNASVVDRQNRVFAIKPSGVPYATLKAEDIVIVDFSGKVVEGEKRPSSDTKTHAVLYAHWEHIGGIVHTHSTYATAWAQAQLDIPILGTTHADHLTADIPCAPPMDDQMIAGDYEHQTGWQIINEFQRRGFSPEEVEMVLLSNHAPFTWGKTVEKAVYNSAVLEEVARMAYLSCTLRPDVPRLKQALIQKHYERKHGLHSYYGQS
- the araA gene encoding L-arabinose isomerase codes for the protein MIDISTYEAWFITGSQHLYGPETLEQVARHSQQIAEALGSALPIKIVYKDVLTGPDAITKLIQEANTTPNCVGLIAWMHTFSPAKMWINGLKILQKPLAHLHTQFNRDIPWQDIDMDFMNTNQSAHGDREFGFIGARLKLKRKVVVGHWQSPDVHERLSIWARAACAWADWQGARIVRFGDNMRYVAVTEGDKVEAELKFGYSVNTYGIGDLVAVINAATDEQVNELLATYEQEYELGDSLKEGGEQRESLREAARIEVGLRQFLQDTKAIGFTDTFEDLHGMAQLPGIATQRLMAEGYGFGGEGDWKTSALVRAMKVMGAGLPGGNSFMEDYTYHFQPGNELVLGSHMLEICPTIAQGKPRVEVHPLGIGGKADPARLVFNCPAGPALNATIVDLGHRFRLVVNEVEAVAPEQDLPKLPVARVLWQVKPSLSVGAAAWILAGGAHHTGYSQNLTAEYLEDFAEMAGIEYVIIDDETKLRTFKNELRYNDVAFGGR
- a CDS encoding sodium:solute symporter family transporter, whose protein sequence is MRNNLTTLDLLVFFVYLIGVSAYGFYIYRSKQKAEQSTKDYFLAEGSLTWWAIGASMIASNISAEQFIGMSGSGFKVGVAVAAYEWVAAVVLIIVAVFFMPVYLKNHIFTMPQFLEQRYNSTLSLIMSIFWLFLYVLVNLTSILYLGALALSNLIGGDSFHLIIVLLAIFSLLISIGGMKVVGYTDVVQVVVLVVGGLVTTYIALTLVSEQFGLGGGALAGFNALMDKAPDHFHMIFDKPTANTPQVEVDKYLALPGIAMYFAGQWIVNLNYWGCNQYITQRALGADLHTARTGILFAGLLKLMMPVIVMLPGIAAYVLYKNGGLQAEMSSTGAFNSDNAYSAILTFLPNGLKGLSMAALTAAIVASLAGKVNSISTIFTLDIYKRYLNPAATEQKQVWVGRLTILAAVVLSVAFTWKDLLGIGGEGGFQFIQKYTGFISPGILAIFLLGMFWKRTTATAGIVGILAGFALSVFFNNYAPAVLGPETVLYTAFRNSAGVYEIPFLICMGLSFAMTMVLMVGVSLAGPALNPRAISLPAGMFRVSQQTMSLIVVTMLLLTALYVRFW